In the Desulfitobacterium hafniense DCB-2 genome, CAGGAGGATAACCGCCTGGGAGAAATTAAGATTCGAATCTGGATTCGAATCTGGCAAGCTCACGCCGGGTGAGGCGGATTTAGACCCGAATTCCCGATAGATCCGCATCAGGTGATTGGCTGTCCGCTGGGAATAACTGACCTCTTCCTTCAGCCATTCCCCCCATTCCCCATAGGGGAGCATTGCCTTGGCTTCCGTCAGGCAGCGCCCGATTTGGACACAGCTTTGGAGCATGATTTTGTCGGTCCGGCTTTTAATTAAGTTAATTTCAGACGCAATTTGTGTTGGCGTCCGGGCAGATAATTCAACATCCATTTTGGTTACACTCCCTTTAACCGGAAATATTCTGCAGAGTATACAACAGAATATTCCAGTCCCTGGGCGAGTGTGAGGGCTTCACCTTAGCGGATCTTTCGCTTAACCTTGTGGCCATCGTTTTTAATATGGATATGGAAAAAATGGAACCCGGAATGGCCTCTTTGCTCGAGAAAGTAAGCAGGCCGGCATGAAGCCCAGCGAAGCAATGGTACGCTTTTTTATCACCGGTACAGCCGAAAAATGTACTGTGGAGGAATTTCCTTTGCAGAGGAAGAAAAACGAAAAGAACAATATCATCATAGGTTGTTTATGTACCGGATGGGACATTGATTTTACGGGAGACTGATTAGAATATAGATAATAGATCGTGTAATCTATAATTGCTTAATCAATAGCAGGGTCATGAGATTTTGAAACCATCCTCTTCTGAGTAGATATCTCTGTAAAGGAGGTGAGTTGAATGTTTGACAATAATGATTCTCCCTGGATTAAGGGAGATCAAAAAAGGTTTGAGAACATTTTGAAGTTTCATGGAATCTGCAAAACCAAGGTTTACAGTGCATCGGAAACGATTTATATTCAGGACGATCCCGGAGATACCTTTTTCTATGTTAAAAGCGGTAGGGTAAAAGTATATATTTTAAAGGGAGACGGGAGTGAAAAGACCCTTTCGATTCATGAACAGGGAGGCTTTTTTGGAGAAACTTCTGCCATAGACTTATTCCCCAGACCATGCTGTGCAAGTGCGATGATTAGTTCAGAGATTATTGCTTTAACACAAGAAGAATTGAAAAAACTGCTGAAATTCGATGCGGATTTGTATTTTATAATTTTGCAGTCACTGACAAGAAAAATACGCATGCTTTCTTTTCAAATTCAGGAGATGGCTTTTTTGGAGGCGGAGCAAAGAATCATTCATATGTTGTTGAGACTGACAGCAGATTTTGGAACAACAACCCAGGATGGGATCAGCTTATCCATTAAATTTTCTGATCAAGAGCTTGCCGGTTTAGTAGGAGCTTGTAGAACAACCGTTACCAAAACACTTAATTCCTTAAAGAAACAGGGGTTTATTGATAAACAATATCGCAATATTATCATCAAAAACCAGATCGGTTTACTGGAATATTTATATGGTCACAAAGCAAACGAAAAAGCTTTGAATTTGAGTGATTGCATTTAATATAGCAATGCTTAAACTGCCTTTTTGATGCTTTTCTAGCCTACTTATTATAAAAGAAACTATCGGACTAACAATTCGAAGTTTCTTTTTTTTATTTTATCTGGATTGATGTTTAATATTTTAAGATCAATTTTTTTTGAATTGTGGTGTGGGCAACAGATGTCTTGATTGACTTATAAGAAGATTTAGATAAACCTTTGAAAAGAATAAAAGGGAGTGAATGCTTAAGCTCGAGTTTGACACCTCAAAAACTGAAACTATTGAATTTCAAGGGTTTGAAAGGTTCATTTTTGGGCGTGCCACTACAATTAACTATTTATGGTAATTATCTTGCATCTTCTGTACTCGTTCAGGAACCCGAAGCCCCACTGCCCTAAAAGCCATAGCTGCTGCTCCATGGATTTCCGTTCTGACTAAATGATCCTGGTCCTTTAGTTTAAGCTTAACGGCATGAACTTTTCTTAAAGCTCTTATTACCTCCGTATAGCCATACTCGCTTGCGCAGTTTTCCAGGAGTTTCTGGAACCTGATCTGGACCACTAGGGCTAAAAAGCAAAGCATGATGTGACCAGAGATTCGCCTTTCTTTCCAGTGGTAAACAGGGCGTAAGTCGAGAGTACTCTTAAGATTCCGGAAGGCCCGTTCTATTTGCCATAGGTCACGATACGCTGTGGCTACCTCTTCCGTTGGGAGCTCTGTATTGGTTTGGAGGATATAGAGTCCATCAAAAACGGCCGCTTGCTTC is a window encoding:
- a CDS encoding Crp/Fnr family transcriptional regulator; translation: MFDNNDSPWIKGDQKRFENILKFHGICKTKVYSASETIYIQDDPGDTFFYVKSGRVKVYILKGDGSEKTLSIHEQGGFFGETSAIDLFPRPCCASAMISSEIIALTQEELKKLLKFDADLYFIILQSLTRKIRMLSFQIQEMAFLEAEQRIIHMLLRLTADFGTTTQDGISLSIKFSDQELAGLVGACRTTVTKTLNSLKKQGFIDKQYRNIIIKNQIGLLEYLYGHKANEKALNLSDCI